A DNA window from Chryseobacterium scophthalmum contains the following coding sequences:
- a CDS encoding NuoI/complex I 23 kDa subunit family protein yields MKLTNRSKVVSNKEMTFSEKIYLPAIFKGMGITFKHAVRTVVKRAPNVYSYPEVQKPRADIWRGQHVLKRDEEGRERCTACGLCAVACPAEAITMTAAERTREEKDLYREEKYASVYEINMLRCIFCGMCEEACPKSAIYLTDRLVDVETNRGSFIYGKDKLVEKINERIDITERQSEKQKNAVK; encoded by the coding sequence ATGAAACTTACAAACAGATCAAAAGTTGTTTCAAATAAAGAGATGACCTTTTCTGAGAAAATCTACTTACCGGCGATTTTCAAAGGAATGGGGATTACTTTTAAGCATGCTGTGAGAACCGTTGTAAAACGTGCTCCCAATGTTTATTCTTATCCGGAAGTACAAAAGCCTAGAGCTGATATCTGGAGAGGTCAACATGTTTTGAAAAGAGATGAAGAAGGCAGAGAAAGATGTACAGCTTGTGGATTGTGCGCAGTAGCATGTCCTGCAGAAGCGATCACAATGACTGCTGCTGAAAGAACCAGAGAAGAAAAAGATCTTTACAGAGAAGAAAAATATGCATCGGTATATGAAATCAATATGCTGAGATGTATTTTCTGCGGTATGTGTGAAGAAGCTTGTCCGAAATCTGCAATTTATCTTACAGACAGATTGGTTGATGTTGAGACCAACAGAGGATCTTTCATTTACGGTAAAGATAAATTAGTTGAAAAAATAAATGAAAGGATTGATATCACAGAAAGACAATCCGAGAAACAAAAAAATGCGGTAAAATAA
- the nuoH gene encoding NADH-quinone oxidoreductase subunit NuoH, translating to MDLITFKLILVLALFLLSLTIAAYSTWAERKVAAIMQDRIGPNRSGPFGLLQPLADGGKFFFKEDFTPANAEKFLFVLGPALVMFISLITGAVIPWGKTLNLGGVSYDLQVANIDVGVLFIIGMASIGVYGIMIGGWASNNKYSLLGAIRASSQMISYELAMGLALLSIIMMTGSLDLKVITENQTEGKLWGIIPIGSGMNWNIFYQPLAFLIFFVAALAETNRHPFDLPECESELVTGYTTEYSSMKLGLYMFGEYVNMFISNAFMVVLFFGGYNYPGIDWVTENWGENVAGILSIVAFLSKTVIGILIFMWIRWTLPRFRYDQLMHLGWKTLIPLALVNLMITGAVILAFGN from the coding sequence ATGGATTTAATTACATTTAAATTAATACTTGTACTTGCACTTTTCCTGCTTTCATTAACGATTGCAGCCTATTCAACCTGGGCAGAAAGAAAAGTTGCAGCCATTATGCAGGACAGAATCGGGCCAAACAGATCAGGACCTTTCGGTTTGCTGCAGCCTCTTGCAGATGGTGGTAAATTTTTCTTTAAAGAAGACTTTACTCCTGCCAATGCAGAAAAATTCCTTTTCGTATTGGGACCTGCGTTGGTGATGTTTATTTCATTAATTACCGGAGCGGTTATTCCTTGGGGAAAAACGTTAAACTTAGGCGGAGTTTCTTATGATTTACAAGTTGCTAACATTGATGTTGGTGTACTTTTCATCATCGGAATGGCTTCTATCGGAGTTTACGGAATTATGATCGGAGGTTGGGCTTCCAACAACAAGTATTCATTATTAGGTGCAATCCGTGCTTCTTCGCAGATGATTTCTTACGAATTGGCGATGGGTCTTGCATTACTTTCTATCATTATGATGACAGGAAGTTTAGATTTAAAAGTAATTACTGAAAATCAAACTGAAGGAAAACTTTGGGGAATTATCCCTATCGGTTCTGGGATGAACTGGAATATTTTTTACCAACCATTAGCATTCTTAATTTTCTTTGTGGCAGCTTTGGCAGAAACCAACCGTCACCCTTTCGATTTACCTGAATGTGAATCTGAATTGGTAACAGGTTATACTACCGAATATTCTTCAATGAAATTAGGTTTATACATGTTTGGTGAATACGTGAATATGTTTATTTCTAATGCATTCATGGTAGTTCTTTTCTTCGGAGGGTACAACTATCCGGGAATTGACTGGGTTACTGAAAACTGGGGAGAAAATGTAGCAGGTATTTTGAGTATCGTAGCATTTTTATCTAAAACGGTAATCGGAATTTTGATCTTTATGTGGATCAGATGGACGCTTCCAAGATTCAGATACGATCAATTGATGCATTTAGGATGGAAAACTTTAATTCCATTGGCATTAGTCAACTTAATGATTACAGGAGCTGTGATTTTAGCTTTTGGAAATTAA
- a CDS encoding NADH-quinone oxidoreductase subunit J family protein, which produces MDQFLFFLVAFLAVASAVYFVFAKNPLYAILSLIVTMFSIAGMYILLNAQFLAIIQIIVYAGAIMVLFLYILMMLNLNKQDESKKNNTLKFVGVFTAGLLLIGVLGVFRGVQDNHVVVENVDKGVGLTKNLGRLLFNEYVLPFELASILILAGIVGAVLIGKKDL; this is translated from the coding sequence ATGGATCAGTTTTTATTTTTCTTGGTGGCGTTTTTAGCAGTGGCAAGTGCGGTTTACTTCGTGTTTGCAAAAAATCCTTTATATGCTATTTTGTCATTAATTGTTACAATGTTTTCTATTGCGGGTATGTATATTCTTCTGAATGCACAATTCCTTGCAATCATCCAGATCATCGTTTACGCAGGTGCTATCATGGTACTTTTCCTTTATATCTTAATGATGCTTAACCTTAATAAGCAAGACGAAAGTAAGAAGAACAATACTTTAAAGTTTGTTGGAGTTTTTACAGCAGGTCTTCTTTTGATTGGTGTTTTAGGAGTTTTCAGAGGAGTACAGGATAATCATGTAGTGGTTGAGAACGTAGATAAAGGGGTAGGTCTTACAAAGAACCTGGGAAGACTTTTATTTAATGAATATGTTTTGCCGTTTGAGCTTGCTTCCATCCTGATTTTGGCAGGTATTGTAGGTGCGGTACTAATCGGTAAAAAAGATTTATAA
- the nuoK gene encoding NADH-quinone oxidoreductase subunit NuoK, protein MGEVNTFMQSIPLEYFITLCSVLFCLGVCGVLLRKNAIVILGCVELMLNSVNLLLAAFAAYNGNSDGQLLVFFIMVVAAAEVAVGLAIIAMLYRNTRSVDVGIFNKLKG, encoded by the coding sequence ATGGGAGAAGTAAATACATTTATGCAAAGCATCCCTCTGGAATATTTCATCACTCTTTGTTCAGTTTTGTTCTGTCTTGGAGTTTGTGGGGTATTGCTTAGAAAAAATGCGATTGTAATTTTAGGTTGTGTAGAGCTTATGCTTAATTCTGTAAACCTTTTATTGGCTGCATTTGCGGCGTACAACGGGAACAGCGACGGACAGCTTTTGGTATTCTTCATCATGGTAGTTGCAGCAGCCGAAGTAGCGGTTGGTTTGGCAATTATTGCGATGTTATATAGAAACACCCGTTCTGTAGATGTAGGTATATTTAATAAATTAAAAGGATAA
- a CDS encoding 2Fe-2S iron-sulfur cluster-binding protein: protein MSEEVKKFKITIDGQTAEVLPGTSILEAARQIGGKSVPPAMCYYSKLETSGGRCRTCLVEVSKGSEADPRPMPKLVASCRTNVMDGMEVKNLSSEKAQEGRKAVTEFLLVNHPLDCPVCDQAGECHLQDLGYEHGNLETRTEFERNTYEADDLGPHIKLNMNRCILCARCVLAANQLTGEREHGILFRGDHAEISTYLNKALDNDFIGNVIDVCPVGALTDRTARFASRVWFTKPMNGSCKCDKCSGKATVYLKGDEVVRVTARKDQWGEVEEFICDTCRFERKSLSDWNIEGPRHIDRHSVISLNHYEKPKDELRVLDNPMAKEISEKDEI from the coding sequence ATGAGCGAAGAGGTTAAAAAATTCAAAATAACGATAGACGGACAAACTGCTGAAGTTTTGCCCGGGACTTCTATTTTGGAAGCTGCAAGACAAATCGGTGGAAAATCTGTTCCTCCAGCAATGTGTTACTACAGCAAATTGGAAACCAGTGGTGGAAGATGTAGAACATGTTTGGTAGAAGTTTCTAAAGGTTCAGAAGCAGATCCGCGTCCTATGCCAAAGTTGGTAGCAAGTTGCAGAACCAATGTGATGGACGGAATGGAAGTAAAAAACCTTTCTTCTGAAAAAGCTCAGGAAGGTAGAAAAGCGGTTACTGAATTCTTGTTGGTGAATCACCCGTTAGATTGCCCGGTTTGTGATCAGGCAGGAGAATGTCACCTTCAGGATCTAGGTTACGAGCACGGAAATCTTGAAACCAGAACAGAATTTGAAAGAAATACTTACGAAGCAGACGATTTAGGTCCACATATCAAATTGAATATGAACCGTTGTATCTTGTGTGCAAGATGCGTTTTGGCGGCAAATCAATTGACAGGTGAACGTGAGCACGGAATTCTTTTCAGAGGAGATCATGCTGAAATTTCTACCTATTTAAATAAAGCTTTAGATAATGATTTCATCGGAAACGTGATCGACGTGTGTCCGGTTGGAGCATTAACCGACAGAACAGCTCGTTTTGCAAGCAGAGTTTGGTTTACAAAGCCAATGAATGGTTCTTGCAAATGCGATAAGTGTTCTGGAAAAGCAACAGTTTACTTGAAAGGTGACGAAGTTGTAAGAGTAACTGCTAGAAAAGATCAGTGGGGAGAAGTTGAAGAATTTATCTGTGATACTTGTCGTTTCGAAAGAAAATCTCTTTCAGACTGGAACATTGAAGGACCAAGACACATCGACAGACATTCAGTTATTTCATTAAACCATTACGAGAAGCCTAAAGACGAATTAAGAGTTTTAGACAATCCAATGGCTAAAGAAATCAGCGAAAAAGACGAAATATAA